In Methanococcoides sp. LMO-2, a single window of DNA contains:
- a CDS encoding type II/IV secretion system ATPase subunit produces the protein MTLRSYLHNFISKDKQESKSVCQYRVRQTKNQRTIQVDCSQCKQSSTLNDPACRERLFDIILTEPISNRLVLSHLYERDYEGNEIAVIYELAKFGDALLNYKDVRLTSNCSHREADKCTSYRKKLIDNVLECSKNDPVTACKFLKETGIDGNEYPNHPECHDCVADFRSTIREMQDIASEISIIHYFRTEQDSRHDADNNDNSRTVFDYDSYIKPHVRPAFSTSRIYTEPPGNTRFMECYDVRNNAGRMLQISIYEMTDRPEKLYMAIPLEYNLGHEGLGLIERVRKKLIRFRPENMNFADPVNSREYIYRIGKQMLEEDAKLHEIALTPFETMAYSDLLAKYTTGLGILEDVLSDPKITDVYVNAPADINPIHVVVDGDECITNIFLSQDDLDSMVSRFRAISGRPFGEATPVLEMELAEFGVRVSVIGDPLSANGLAYAFRKHARTPWTLPKLINTGSISPLTAGLLSFLMDGEASILVAGEVGAGKTSLLSAMMMEIPQKYRILTIEDTRELPIEDLQQLGWKIQGMNSRSSILNTSIEVKPDVALRAALRLGNSSLVIGEVRGPEVKVLYEAMQVGTAGNSVLGTIHGASTRSVYERIVHTLGVPPASFKSTDAVVVCTNTRIGGSMSKKRRVTQISEVSTGWDEDATPEEIFTEIMQYSTVEDSLIPTDILDRGQSELIGKIARKWGIAIDDASLNIRVRARIKQKIASAGTLNPGFLEADVVSKANNAFWLYMDMEKHGTCGPDYERVYEKWNRWFDNFSASRV, from the coding sequence GTGACACTCCGAAGTTATTTGCACAATTTCATTAGTAAAGATAAGCAGGAATCCAAAAGTGTCTGCCAGTACAGGGTACGCCAGACAAAGAACCAGAGGACCATACAGGTAGATTGTTCCCAATGCAAACAGTCATCAACTCTCAATGATCCTGCCTGTCGTGAAAGATTGTTTGATATCATACTCACAGAACCCATATCAAACAGGCTTGTACTTTCCCACCTTTATGAACGCGACTATGAAGGAAATGAGATCGCAGTCATCTATGAACTTGCAAAGTTTGGAGATGCCCTTTTAAATTACAAGGATGTGCGACTTACATCCAATTGTTCACACAGGGAAGCCGACAAATGCACTTCATACAGGAAAAAGTTGATTGACAATGTTCTGGAGTGCTCAAAGAATGATCCTGTTACTGCGTGCAAATTTCTAAAGGAAACTGGGATCGATGGCAACGAATACCCTAACCACCCGGAATGCCATGACTGTGTTGCAGACTTCAGATCGACCATCCGGGAAATGCAGGACATCGCTTCTGAGATCAGTATCATTCACTACTTCAGGACAGAACAAGATTCCCGGCACGATGCTGATAACAATGACAACTCCCGGACAGTTTTTGATTATGACAGCTACATCAAGCCCCACGTAAGGCCTGCTTTTTCAACTTCCCGCATATACACGGAACCACCTGGAAATACACGATTCATGGAATGCTACGACGTCAGGAACAATGCAGGGAGAATGCTCCAGATATCCATCTATGAAATGACGGACAGACCTGAGAAGCTTTACATGGCAATTCCCCTTGAGTACAACCTTGGACATGAAGGTCTTGGCCTGATCGAAAGGGTCAGGAAAAAGCTGATACGATTCCGTCCTGAGAATATGAACTTCGCTGATCCTGTGAACTCAAGGGAATATATCTACAGGATCGGGAAGCAAATGCTTGAGGAAGATGCAAAACTGCATGAGATCGCCCTTACGCCTTTTGAGACCATGGCATATTCAGACCTTCTTGCAAAATACACAACAGGTCTCGGGATACTGGAGGATGTGCTTTCAGACCCGAAGATCACGGATGTATATGTGAACGCACCTGCAGACATCAATCCGATTCATGTGGTCGTGGACGGAGATGAATGCATCACCAACATATTCCTCTCACAGGACGACCTGGACTCAATGGTCTCGAGGTTCAGGGCCATTAGCGGAAGACCTTTCGGAGAAGCAACACCGGTACTGGAAATGGAACTGGCCGAATTCGGGGTCCGTGTATCAGTTATCGGCGATCCTTTGAGTGCCAACGGCCTTGCTTATGCCTTCAGGAAGCATGCAAGGACCCCGTGGACACTGCCTAAGCTGATCAACACCGGTTCGATCTCACCCCTTACTGCCGGCCTCCTGAGCTTCCTCATGGATGGGGAGGCATCGATCCTTGTGGCCGGAGAGGTGGGCGCAGGGAAGACATCCCTGCTATCCGCCATGATGATGGAGATCCCCCAGAAATACCGCATCCTGACGATAGAAGACACAAGGGAACTCCCCATAGAGGACCTGCAGCAGCTTGGATGGAAGATACAGGGCATGAACTCACGCTCATCGATACTGAACACAAGCATCGAAGTGAAACCCGATGTTGCACTACGGGCAGCCCTGCGTCTTGGGAATTCCTCGCTTGTGATAGGAGAGGTCAGGGGACCCGAGGTAAAAGTGCTCTACGAGGCCATGCAGGTAGGTACAGCAGGGAATTCTGTCCTTGGAACCATACACGGGGCATCTACAAGGTCGGTCTATGAGCGCATAGTCCATACTCTCGGCGTGCCCCCTGCATCCTTCAAGTCCACCGATGCAGTGGTGGTCTGTACCAACACAAGGATTGGAGGAAGCATGAGCAAAAAACGCAGGGTAACGCAGATCTCGGAAGTGTCCACAGGGTGGGATGAGGATGCCACACCGGAGGAGATATTCACAGAGATAATGCAGTACAGCACCGTTGAGGACTCATTGATACCCACTGACATACTGGACAGGGGGCAGTCCGAGCTCATCGGGAAGATCGCACGCAAATGGGGGATAGCCATCGATGATGCATCACTCAACATACGCGTAAGGGCAAGGATAAAGCAGAAGATAGCCAGTGCCGGCACTCTCAATCCCGGATTTCTGGAAGCAGATGTGGTCAGCAAGGCCAACAACGCCTTCTGGCTGTATATGGACATGGAAAAACATGGCACCTGCGGACCGGACTATGAAAGGGTATATGAGAAATGGAATCGCTGGTTCGACAATTTCTCCGCTTCCCGGGTTTAA
- a CDS encoding 4Fe-4S binding protein: MSHPEGYIAVIGCNNCGKCDNICPFGALQIRDGKATIDYSKCTVCMKCISVCPVKALVYVD; this comes from the coding sequence ATGAGTCACCCGGAAGGATATATAGCTGTCATCGGATGCAACAACTGTGGCAAATGCGATAACATTTGTCCCTTTGGAGCTTTGCAAATAAGAGATGGAAAGGCCACAATTGATTACAGCAAATGCACTGTCTGCATGAAGTGCATCAGCGTGTGCCCCGTGAAAGCTCTTGTATATGTGGATTGA
- a CDS encoding radical SAM protein produces MNHSMKGMVRTDKGSFYTYLTRGCKLCQQGAKMVLFITGICNRGCFYCPLSDERKKDDTYANERLVKDDEDVIDEAIRMDALGTGITGGEPLIRPELVLHYIRLLKERFGKDHHIHLYTSIAPKRDLLKALSEAGLDEIRFHPPEQLWKELKGSDFERAIRDSIELGMEAGMELPSIEGVNDVEEVVINTGCFLNLNELEFSDTNAIEMKERNFVLKDDMSNAVEGSEEFALELADKLPKIHFCSSRYKDAGQLRERLLRTARKTARELDEITEEGTIVYGSLEGADTDKMVGILHSFEVPEDLFEVKGNTVELPWWIIEEIAEELKEEGLIPSIIERYPFEDGLVVEVIPL; encoded by the coding sequence ATGAACCACAGCATGAAAGGGATGGTCCGCACAGATAAGGGGTCTTTCTACACATACCTCACAAGAGGCTGCAAACTATGCCAGCAGGGTGCCAAGATGGTGCTCTTCATTACAGGCATATGCAACAGAGGATGCTTCTATTGTCCGCTATCGGACGAAAGAAAGAAGGATGATACCTATGCCAATGAGCGTCTGGTGAAGGACGATGAAGATGTTATCGATGAAGCGATCCGGATGGATGCCCTGGGAACAGGCATCACCGGTGGAGAACCACTAATAAGACCGGAACTTGTCCTTCATTATATCAGACTTCTGAAAGAAAGGTTCGGCAAGGACCACCACATACATCTTTACACTTCAATAGCCCCGAAAAGGGATTTGCTAAAAGCCCTTTCTGAAGCAGGACTTGATGAAATAAGGTTCCACCCGCCTGAGCAATTATGGAAAGAGCTTAAAGGCTCTGATTTTGAACGTGCCATAAGGGATTCCATTGAGCTTGGAATGGAAGCAGGAATGGAACTGCCATCAATAGAAGGAGTAAACGATGTCGAAGAGGTTGTCATCAATACAGGCTGTTTCCTGAACCTCAACGAGCTTGAATTCTCGGACACGAATGCCATAGAGATGAAAGAGAGGAACTTCGTGCTCAAGGATGACATGAGCAATGCTGTGGAAGGATCGGAAGAATTTGCACTGGAGCTGGCAGACAAGCTGCCTAAGATACACTTCTGTTCGTCGAGATACAAGGATGCCGGACAACTGCGTGAGCGTCTGCTAAGGACTGCAAGAAAGACAGCACGAGAGCTTGACGAGATCACTGAGGAAGGAACGATCGTCTATGGTTCTCTTGAGGGTGCTGATACTGATAAAATGGTAGGGATATTGCATAGCTTCGAAGTACCGGAAGACCTTTTTGAAGTAAAGGGCAACACTGTGGAATTACCCTGGTGGATAATCGAGGAAATAGCAGAAGAACTTAAAGAAGAAGGCCTTATCCCGTCGATCATTGAGAGGTATCCCTTCGAAGACGGACTCGTAGTTGAAGTGATTCCGCTCTGA
- a CDS encoding DUF2551 domain-containing protein: MFVLETIEDRVKARLIKYLGRDDTGIREDVLKLFLEGGTFTTGDVYKHLNEKEFDVSYRGVSAMVGLMNTRLGILSIDVTGDHNLYLLKEDYKPIVKAVLDNY, from the coding sequence GTGTTTGTGCTGGAGACTATTGAGGACCGGGTAAAGGCGAGGCTTATCAAATATTTAGGCCGTGATGATACAGGTATACGTGAAGATGTGCTGAAGCTCTTCCTTGAAGGTGGAACTTTCACAACAGGTGATGTCTACAAGCATCTTAATGAAAAGGAATTTGATGTGAGCTACAGAGGTGTTTCAGCCATGGTTGGCCTCATGAACACCAGGCTTGGCATACTGAGTATAGACGTAACTGGCGATCATAATCTTTACCTGTTGAAAGAAGACTATAAACCTATAGTTAAAGCAGTTCTTGATAACTACTGA
- the uppS gene encoding polyprenyl diphosphate synthase, with amino-acid sequence MIRSLMNLFYKTYERALSKDVKSGTVPEHVAIIMDGNRRFASRLGKRTSYGHSKGADVTEKVIEWSYDIGVKELTVYAFSTENFNRSSDETLQLFDLIGSKFDYMRENERTHEREIRVRVIGDHSLLPEELQKSARKIEQATKDYDKFNLNVALAYGGRQDIVQAVRKMADKVLKGQISLEDINESTIADHFYPSEGAAVSNVDLIIRTGGNERISNFLPWQANGNECAAYFCAPFWPEFRRIDFLRSIRIYQARLAEQKKKENHRTTHFLKEITKTGDGHCQ; translated from the coding sequence ATGATCAGATCCCTTATGAACCTCTTCTACAAGACCTATGAAAGGGCTCTTTCAAAAGATGTTAAGAGCGGAACTGTTCCCGAACATGTGGCCATAATCATGGATGGTAACCGCAGGTTCGCTAGCAGGCTTGGGAAAAGAACAAGCTATGGCCACTCAAAGGGCGCTGATGTGACTGAAAAAGTAATAGAATGGTCATATGACATCGGTGTGAAAGAACTCACAGTCTATGCCTTTTCCACAGAGAACTTTAACAGGTCTTCCGACGAAACATTGCAGCTGTTTGATCTTATCGGAAGTAAGTTCGATTATATGAGAGAGAACGAACGAACTCATGAAAGAGAGATAAGAGTGCGTGTTATAGGAGACCATTCCCTTCTTCCGGAAGAGCTTCAGAAATCTGCCAGAAAGATAGAGCAGGCAACAAAAGACTACGACAAATTCAACCTGAATGTTGCACTTGCCTATGGTGGAAGGCAGGATATCGTCCAGGCTGTCAGGAAAATGGCAGATAAGGTCCTTAAAGGACAAATATCACTGGAAGATATCAACGAATCCACTATTGCCGATCATTTTTATCCTTCAGAAGGTGCAGCAGTCTCTAATGTTGACCTCATAATACGTACAGGCGGAAACGAAAGGATATCCAATTTCCTCCCCTGGCAGGCTAACGGGAATGAATGTGCCGCATATTTCTGCGCACCTTTCTGGCCCGAGTTTCGCAGGATCGACTTCTTAAGATCAATACGTATCTACCAGGCACGCCTGGCTGAACAGAAGAAGAAAGAAAATCACCGAACAACCCATTTTCTTAAAGAAATTACCAAAACCGGTGATGGACATTGCCAATGA
- a CDS encoding monomethylamine:corrinoid methyltransferase, with product MNNIYKYLRSATTGEEKPEEKHDMNVFMKSQELAEEFDIKYDGESIVPTDTSLADSVFEAAIQLLTSVGIYCTDTKKTIQIEEEDITRYLNTSETLEIGRKNEKVTVPFRYIMDSEPPVIIGGPMGGTVSEENFLEVHVSSAMEPIVQGIYAGALEKMGGKGIRGKTPFEMLAALKEAREERLATKLAGREGLTLMGPGTPTISPAYMLVSSEELYSSADVQEVYQLDELKTDYETFYKSIFHLEHGNHFLSGQCPVFGGTGIGSPEGLAIVDVAETIQSKVLTGASLHVSGAVHVNTNSSSTKEIMWGSNLSSLAISRNMHHYTARYYWNLAGCCTDMMFYETAAQAIGDTVCGRDMLIGPVGARGAGADHSTGLESRFMGEVAHMATGLSLLEADEAARNIYRKYENLLAYAPEGKPFGECYNVRSEYEMKPSEEYLAIYRDVFAEVSKYCGIE from the coding sequence ATGAACAACATATACAAGTACCTCAGATCTGCCACCACAGGCGAAGAGAAACCAGAAGAAAAACATGACATGAATGTGTTCATGAAGTCACAGGAACTGGCTGAAGAATTCGATATCAAATATGATGGGGAAAGTATTGTACCAACAGATACGAGCCTTGCAGACTCCGTATTTGAAGCTGCCATTCAGTTATTGACATCTGTGGGGATTTACTGCACAGATACAAAGAAAACGATACAGATCGAAGAAGAGGATATTACCAGATATCTAAACACTTCCGAAACGCTTGAGATCGGAAGAAAGAATGAAAAGGTCACAGTTCCCTTCAGGTACATTATGGATTCCGAACCTCCAGTCATAATCGGAGGACCCATGGGAGGTACTGTTTCCGAAGAGAATTTCCTTGAAGTACACGTGAGTTCCGCCATGGAGCCTATTGTACAGGGCATATATGCAGGTGCACTTGAAAAGATGGGAGGCAAAGGAATACGCGGGAAAACTCCATTTGAGATGCTTGCCGCACTGAAGGAAGCCAGGGAAGAAAGGCTTGCAACAAAACTTGCAGGTCGTGAAGGCCTCACATTGATGGGACCCGGAACACCAACCATCTCTCCCGCATATATGCTGGTTTCTTCTGAAGAACTGTACTCCAGTGCAGATGTCCAGGAGGTCTACCAGTTGGATGAACTTAAGACCGACTATGAGACATTTTACAAATCCATATTCCACCTTGAGCACGGAAACCATTTCCTGAGCGGCCAGTGTCCGGTATTTGGAGGAACAGGTATCGGTTCACCTGAAGGACTTGCCATTGTAGATGTTGCAGAGACCATCCAATCAAAGGTGCTCACCGGTGCCAGTTTGCATGTTTCCGGTGCGGTGCATGTGAATACGAACTCATCCTCAACAAAAGAGATCATGTGGGGATCTAACCTGTCTTCTCTTGCCATTTCACGCAACATGCACCACTACACAGCAAGATATTACTGGAACCTTGCAGGCTGCTGTACAGACATGATGTTCTATGAGACCGCTGCACAGGCCATCGGAGATACTGTTTGTGGAAGAGACATGCTGATTGGACCGGTAGGTGCCCGCGGAGCAGGCGCAGATCACTCAACAGGACTCGAGTCCAGGTTCATGGGAGAAGTTGCACATATGGCAACCGGACTTTCACTTCTGGAAGCAGATGAGGCTGCACGGAACATCTACAGGAAATATGAAAACCTGCTAGCGTATGCTCCGGAAGGCAAACCTTTCGGCGAATGTTATAACGTAAGATCGGAATATGAAATGAAACCCTCAGAAGAATATCTGGCCATCTACAGGGATGTATTTGCGGAAGTTAGCAAGTACTGTGGCATCGAGTGA
- a CDS encoding Cdc6/Cdc18 family protein produces MNDIFGTDGIQIFRNRAALSPRYLPDRLIGREKQVTELASLMRPVLHHGEPANVLISGIKGTGKTTVVKFLLKQLSTNIETKDLSAVPIFINCRKISTTSKIILEILNKVSPETEVPRTGLSMGKYYRALWKALNEKRTTIIVVLDEIESLKDKNVLYELSYAGENMSIEEDIFIGIIGISDDIFFYAKAENTVLSALQYRNIIFPPYSEEDVEQILNDRCKIAFVEDAVDKGIVSLCTKLSGVEHDCGKALTLLERAGTIADISNEERVTEKHVLLANEEMGEKDLLTSLENLPINSKLVLLSIIRLTEELNDKVTTGQIEMLYRKYCEQMGTNPLGRTSVSGIVSEFDMMGIISAPVRSRGRHGKTRLVSIRKKPKKIEDILYMDYRLKELCDASII; encoded by the coding sequence ATGAATGATATATTTGGAACCGATGGAATCCAGATATTCAGGAATAGGGCAGCGCTTTCTCCAAGGTACCTTCCGGACAGGCTTATTGGAAGAGAAAAGCAAGTAACAGAACTTGCATCACTGATGAGGCCTGTCCTCCACCACGGAGAGCCTGCAAATGTACTGATATCCGGAATTAAAGGAACAGGCAAGACAACTGTTGTGAAATTTCTCCTGAAACAGCTGAGCACTAACATTGAGACGAAGGATCTTAGCGCTGTTCCGATCTTCATCAATTGCCGGAAGATCAGCACGACCAGCAAAATCATACTTGAGATACTGAACAAGGTATCACCCGAAACGGAAGTTCCAAGAACAGGACTCTCAATGGGAAAATATTATAGGGCATTATGGAAAGCTCTGAACGAAAAGAGGACCACAATCATTGTAGTACTTGATGAAATCGAATCTCTGAAAGACAAAAATGTACTCTATGAACTCAGCTATGCCGGCGAGAATATGAGCATCGAAGAAGACATATTCATAGGTATTATTGGAATTAGTGATGACATATTCTTTTACGCTAAGGCCGAGAATACTGTTCTTTCGGCACTCCAGTACAGAAACATAATATTTCCACCATATAGCGAGGAAGATGTTGAGCAGATACTGAATGACCGCTGTAAAATTGCGTTTGTGGAAGATGCTGTTGACAAGGGGATCGTTTCACTATGTACGAAGCTATCCGGGGTCGAACATGATTGCGGGAAAGCCCTGACCTTGCTGGAAAGAGCAGGTACCATCGCAGATATTTCGAATGAGGAAAGAGTAACTGAGAAACACGTCTTGCTGGCAAATGAAGAAATGGGAGAAAAGGACCTGTTAACCTCACTGGAAAACCTGCCCATCAATTCAAAACTTGTTCTTCTCAGCATCATCCGACTTACAGAGGAACTAAACGATAAAGTAACAACAGGCCAGATAGAAATGCTCTACAGGAAGTACTGCGAGCAGATGGGGACAAACCCTCTGGGACGTACCAGCGTATCAGGGATCGTCTCAGAATTCGATATGATGGGTATTATTTCAGCACCTGTGCGTAGCAGGGGTAGGCATGGAAAGACACGTTTGGTATCAATCAGGAAGAAACCAAAGAAAATAGAAGACATACTCTACATGGACTACAGGCTTAAAGAACTGTGTGATGCCAGCATAATTTAA